A genomic region of Thermoplasmataceae archaeon contains the following coding sequences:
- a CDS encoding ubiquitin-like small modifier protein 1, with the protein MTKVKYYANLRQITGKNDDEMDAGGKTVEEILQVLSSKYGDNFKRLMFSDGNMRGNVIILVNGQNIIFRNGIKERLRSDDLLDIFPPVAGG; encoded by the coding sequence ATGACAAAGGTAAAGTATTACGCAAATCTCAGACAGATAACCGGTAAAAATGATGATGAGATGGATGCAGGAGGAAAAACTGTGGAGGAGATATTGCAAGTACTTTCCTCCAAATATGGTGACAACTTCAAAAGATTGATGTTCAGCGATGGCAATATGAGAGGAAACGTCATAATCCTGGTTAACGGGCAGAATATAATTTTCAGGAATGGCATAAAAGAAAGGCTGAGGTCAGATGACCTCCTTGATATCTTTCCACCGGTTGCAGGTGGCTAA
- a CDS encoding molybdopterin biosynthesis protein, protein MAIIFHKLVTVERAVKLTEESTKSVTETEIVKLEEALGRVLSEDVYSPIDSPPFDRSEVDGFAVSSPSVENADQDHPIKLKIEGISLIGESARELRESDGCFRIATGAIVPFNCDAVVMSEYTKESTKSVEILKSVMSGENVTLAGADISMGELVLRKDTAIGPREIAILSSIGVDHVTVYRKLKIAIISTGNELVEPGGKITRGTIYESNGITIKGILDQYSVFESDYLGIVRDDLELIRKKINTITETYDIIITSGSTSAGEGDMVYRVLGELDQGILFHGVEIKPGKPTLLAVGNHKPVYGLPGFPVSALMVFETIFLPVLLRAAHIKKPVKKLKATIPVRVGLSLGKLNLIPVSLVQRRGSVAYPLLGDSGSVSRLTRSDGYISVYGDRSYIDENENLDVILYSEYLLVPDLNFIGSHDVVLDAIFHKLDLNVKVVNVGSLGGVEAIKRGEADLAGVHILDPTTLEYNNFREDNLLAEKAILVKGYKREQGIVVRKGNPMKIRNFADVAEKNARFVNRNGGSGTRILIEKMLKDSGIEAKSIRNFRYEVKTHNAVASAVKAGRADAGIAIKHMAEMYGLDFIPIGYEDYDFLVLKESVQRLSPFLDALKSEWFRDLLARKFFGYSLS, encoded by the coding sequence ATGGCAATCATATTTCACAAACTGGTTACCGTTGAGAGAGCTGTCAAGCTTACGGAGGAGAGTACAAAATCTGTTACTGAGACTGAAATCGTGAAGCTGGAAGAAGCCCTTGGCAGAGTACTGTCCGAGGATGTATATTCCCCAATAGACTCCCCGCCATTCGACAGATCCGAAGTTGATGGTTTTGCAGTTTCATCTCCTTCCGTTGAAAACGCTGATCAGGATCACCCTATAAAACTCAAAATTGAGGGGATCTCACTCATTGGTGAATCAGCGAGAGAACTCAGGGAGTCTGACGGATGCTTCAGGATAGCCACCGGAGCTATTGTCCCTTTCAATTGCGATGCAGTTGTAATGTCTGAATACACAAAGGAATCCACTAAATCCGTAGAAATATTGAAGTCGGTCATGTCCGGAGAGAATGTAACTCTTGCCGGCGCAGACATTTCAATGGGAGAACTCGTGTTGAGGAAGGATACTGCTATAGGACCAAGAGAGATAGCAATTCTGAGTTCCATAGGCGTTGACCATGTTACTGTATATCGTAAACTCAAGATAGCTATAATATCGACGGGCAATGAACTTGTGGAACCGGGGGGGAAAATAACAAGAGGAACGATTTACGAATCCAACGGAATAACCATAAAGGGTATACTAGACCAATACAGTGTTTTCGAATCCGATTATCTGGGAATAGTCCGCGATGACCTGGAGCTAATCAGAAAAAAAATTAACACGATCACAGAAACATATGACATTATAATTACCAGCGGAAGCACCTCAGCTGGTGAGGGAGACATGGTTTACAGAGTGCTCGGGGAACTGGATCAGGGAATTCTTTTTCACGGAGTGGAAATTAAGCCCGGGAAACCTACACTCCTTGCCGTTGGCAATCATAAACCTGTTTATGGACTGCCAGGTTTTCCAGTTTCTGCTCTTATGGTATTTGAGACCATTTTTCTACCAGTGCTTCTGAGAGCGGCCCATATAAAGAAACCTGTAAAGAAGCTGAAGGCAACGATACCGGTAAGGGTTGGGCTCTCTCTTGGCAAACTCAACCTGATACCTGTGAGCCTTGTGCAGCGCAGAGGAAGCGTTGCGTACCCACTTCTTGGAGACTCCGGGAGCGTGTCTAGGCTTACCAGATCTGATGGGTACATTTCTGTCTACGGTGACAGGTCTTACATTGACGAGAATGAAAACCTGGATGTTATCCTGTATTCAGAATACCTACTGGTTCCGGATCTAAATTTCATTGGTAGTCATGATGTGGTTCTTGATGCAATATTTCACAAGCTTGATCTGAACGTGAAGGTTGTAAACGTCGGTTCTCTTGGAGGAGTTGAAGCGATCAAGCGGGGTGAGGCCGATCTAGCAGGCGTTCACATCCTGGATCCTACCACCTTGGAATACAACAATTTTCGTGAAGACAACTTGCTGGCAGAGAAGGCCATACTTGTGAAGGGCTATAAGAGGGAACAGGGCATAGTTGTGCGGAAGGGAAATCCAATGAAAATAAGAAACTTTGCTGACGTTGCCGAAAAAAATGCGAGATTTGTTAACAGAAACGGTGGGTCAGGCACCAGAATACTCATTGAAAAGATGCTGAAGGACTCTGGTATTGAAGCAAAAAGTATAAGGAATTTCAGGTACGAGGTAAAAACTCATAATGCAGTTGCCAGTGCAGTGAAAGCGGGTCGAGCAGATGCTGGTATCGCGATTAAGCACATGGCGGAAATGTACGGGTTGGATTTTATTCCCATTGGTTATGAAGATTATGATTTTCTGGTTCTTAAGGAGAGTGTTCAAAGGCTTTCCCCCTTTTTGGATGCCCTTAAAAGCGAGTGGTTCCGTGATCTCCTGGCACGTAAATTTTTCGGATATAGCCTAAGTTAA
- a CDS encoding GMP synthase subunit A, which produces MKIYVVDNGGQWTHREWRVLRNLGADASIVPNDTPSNKLADADGIVLSGGAPSIVSELDKLGFVKEYLSEYDVPVLGICVGAQFIALYSGGKVGPAVHPEYGKTELDLFNKGSIFSNLPDHMIVWENHNDEVKSLSSDFVVCASSEGCKIQAFYHTSRPIFGVQFHPEVDNTEHGEDIFKAFMNVCAIKN; this is translated from the coding sequence ATGAAGATATACGTCGTAGATAACGGCGGACAATGGACTCATAGGGAGTGGAGGGTGTTGCGGAACCTTGGAGCTGACGCTTCTATTGTTCCCAATGATACTCCATCAAATAAGCTGGCTGATGCCGATGGCATAGTCCTTTCTGGGGGGGCGCCAAGCATTGTTTCGGAGCTTGACAAGCTTGGTTTCGTAAAGGAATACCTCTCTGAATATGACGTCCCTGTCCTCGGAATCTGTGTTGGCGCCCAGTTCATTGCACTATATTCTGGCGGCAAAGTTGGACCTGCGGTGCATCCAGAATATGGAAAAACTGAGTTGGATCTCTTCAACAAAGGTTCAATTTTTTCAAATCTCCCCGATCATATGATAGTATGGGAAAACCATAATGATGAAGTGAAGTCTCTTAGCAGTGATTTCGTTGTATGTGCCTCCTCTGAGGGTTGTAAGATCCAGGCATTTTATCATACTTCCAGACCAATTTTTGGGGTACAGTTCCATCCGGAAGTCGATAATACAGAACACGGGGAAGATATTTTCAAAGCATTCATGAATGTCTGTGCAATCAAGAACTGA
- a CDS encoding KEOPS complex subunit Pcc1, protein MEVSVEIEFDDPDMQRILPAISPDNDNAFKISVSGSHATINISRIKVSSLYNVIDDLIRDLEVVKKVESDI, encoded by the coding sequence GTGGAAGTTTCTGTTGAAATCGAATTCGATGATCCGGACATGCAAAGAATCTTGCCTGCCATTTCACCAGATAATGACAATGCGTTCAAAATATCAGTAAGTGGCAGTCATGCTACAATAAATATATCGAGGATCAAGGTCTCCTCACTTTATAATGTGATTGACGACCTTATTAGAGATTTAGAAGTTGTAAAAAAAGTTGAAAGTGATATTTAA
- a CDS encoding transcription initiation factor IIB produces the protein MVEEKQEKRKIDEITKCPECGSTQLVRDYERGELVCNNCGIVIDDSYIDQGPEWRAFDSEQNDSRSRSGSPMTFTIHDKGLSTDISWKNKDSYGKSIPTRNRAQLYRLRKWQKRIKVSNAAERNLSQALQELERMASNLSIPNDVRETAAVIYRKAVKQNMIRGRSIEGVVAGSIYAACRITNVPRTLEEIAAVTRVKKKEIGRTYRIMSRYLKLNIMPSKPDDYINRFCSRLKLSMDARKKATEILKMARDNDLTSGKGPTGVAAAAIYIASLMTAERRTQRAVAEVAGVTEVTIRNRYKELTEKLSIAVEQ, from the coding sequence ATGGTAGAAGAAAAGCAAGAGAAGAGAAAAATTGACGAAATAACGAAGTGCCCGGAATGCGGATCAACTCAGCTTGTGAGGGATTACGAGCGTGGTGAGCTGGTATGCAATAATTGTGGTATCGTCATTGATGACAGCTATATTGACCAGGGTCCGGAATGGAGGGCATTTGACTCAGAACAGAATGATTCCAGGTCTAGATCTGGATCGCCGATGACATTCACCATACACGATAAGGGACTTTCAACTGATATCTCATGGAAAAACAAAGATTCCTATGGAAAATCTATCCCGACGAGAAACAGGGCGCAGCTTTATAGGCTGAGAAAGTGGCAGAAGAGGATTAAAGTTTCAAACGCTGCCGAGAGGAATTTGTCTCAGGCGCTCCAGGAGCTCGAGAGGATGGCATCCAACCTCAGCATACCGAACGATGTTAGAGAGACAGCAGCTGTTATCTACAGGAAGGCTGTGAAGCAGAACATGATCAGGGGAAGGAGCATAGAGGGAGTTGTTGCCGGATCCATTTATGCGGCCTGCAGGATAACAAATGTACCAAGGACACTCGAGGAGATAGCAGCGGTTACGAGAGTCAAGAAGAAGGAGATAGGCAGAACATACAGGATAATGAGCAGGTACCTGAAGCTCAACATTATGCCTTCTAAGCCGGACGACTATATCAACAGGTTCTGCAGTAGGCTTAAACTTTCTATGGATGCCAGAAAAAAAGCAACAGAGATACTAAAGATGGCAAGAGACAATGATCTAACCTCAGGCAAGGGACCGACTGGTGTGGCAGCTGCTGCGATATACATTGCTTCTCTAATGACAGCTGAAAGAAGAACTCAGCGGGCTGTGGCTGAAGTTGCAGGCGTTACTGAAGTTACCATCAGGAACAGGTACAAAGAGCTAACAGAAAAGCTCTCTATTGCCGTCGAACAGTGA
- a CDS encoding aldehyde ferredoxin oxidoreductase family protein: protein MLGVNGKILRVDLTKSRIYEEKIPESIFRKYLTGYGLGSYILNRDMKPHADPLGPENILGVTTGVFNGHAVPLGGRFQVVAKSPITGGWGDANCGGKFGPELKNARYDAVFIQGISEKPVFLKIIDGKASIEDARHIWGKDAYQAEEELKRIDPKGQALVIGVPGEKMLNVASLMNDFGRAAGRSGLGAVMGSKKLKGIFVRGTTKVPAADPQLLTQTIKDIQILFRKNIDLARPWQLFGTTGSTESSHLNGDTPIKNWAGVGLDDFGAENARKISGEEIRKDKIRSYGCSQCTLACGGHVKRSTKYGEIDGHRLEYEGTGSFGGLNLVSDLDAMSMAFEVCNRAGMDIISVGAAIAFANECFERGVLTKKDIGFEIGFRNPDAMVRLTEMIGRGEGIGKILGMGTKYAASVFGKGSSSYAVNIEGQDLPMHDPKLLPSLATTYLADPSPGRHTAGGIGFDEGGELTLPFEYDFTNRKIERYKYHGKGKMQALSVYGAQVLNATGMCLFSTSVWPNSYPYSKLLKAIMGWDVDSEELMTIGRRIQVLRHLFNYREGINPSKIIPPPRMIGNPPLKSGPTSGVTLDYKTMVTEYLEEVGIDQNGKPLQNAVDELGIEI, encoded by the coding sequence ATGTTAGGAGTAAATGGAAAAATTCTGCGCGTTGATCTTACAAAATCGCGTATTTACGAAGAGAAAATACCTGAAAGCATCTTCAGGAAGTATCTCACAGGATATGGCCTCGGCTCTTACATTCTTAACAGGGACATGAAACCACACGCTGACCCTCTTGGGCCAGAAAATATTCTCGGGGTAACCACAGGAGTGTTCAATGGCCACGCAGTGCCTCTTGGGGGGAGATTTCAAGTCGTCGCAAAATCACCAATTACTGGGGGATGGGGAGATGCAAATTGCGGTGGGAAATTTGGTCCGGAACTTAAGAACGCGAGGTATGATGCTGTCTTTATCCAAGGAATCTCGGAAAAACCCGTTTTTCTAAAAATAATTGATGGTAAAGCCAGTATAGAGGATGCCAGACATATTTGGGGAAAAGACGCATATCAGGCTGAGGAAGAATTGAAGAGGATCGACCCAAAGGGGCAGGCACTTGTGATTGGCGTCCCCGGAGAAAAGATGCTGAACGTTGCATCACTTATGAACGATTTTGGCAGGGCAGCTGGAAGATCAGGACTCGGTGCTGTAATGGGATCAAAAAAGCTCAAAGGCATATTCGTCAGGGGTACAACAAAGGTTCCGGCTGCTGATCCGCAGCTTCTGACCCAAACAATAAAAGACATTCAGATTTTATTCAGGAAGAACATCGATCTCGCCAGACCATGGCAACTTTTCGGCACGACCGGATCAACGGAATCGTCGCATCTCAATGGAGACACACCAATAAAAAACTGGGCCGGTGTGGGGCTGGATGACTTTGGCGCGGAAAATGCAAGGAAAATAAGCGGTGAAGAAATCAGGAAGGACAAAATTCGGTCTTACGGTTGTTCACAATGCACTCTGGCTTGTGGAGGGCACGTCAAGAGAAGCACTAAATACGGTGAAATAGACGGACACAGGCTTGAATACGAAGGAACAGGATCGTTTGGTGGTCTCAATCTGGTCTCTGATCTTGATGCAATGTCTATGGCGTTTGAGGTCTGCAATCGGGCGGGTATGGACATTATATCGGTAGGCGCCGCTATAGCTTTTGCCAATGAATGCTTCGAAAGGGGGGTACTGACTAAAAAGGATATTGGTTTTGAGATAGGATTCAGGAACCCGGATGCAATGGTGCGTCTGACAGAAATGATAGGAAGAGGAGAGGGCATAGGAAAGATACTTGGAATGGGAACTAAGTATGCTGCATCTGTATTCGGAAAAGGCAGCAGTTCATATGCTGTAAACATCGAGGGTCAGGATCTTCCCATGCATGATCCCAAGCTTCTTCCAAGCTTGGCGACTACCTATCTGGCGGACCCCTCTCCTGGCAGGCATACAGCCGGAGGGATCGGTTTCGACGAAGGCGGAGAGTTGACTTTGCCCTTTGAATACGATTTTACCAACAGAAAAATTGAAAGATATAAATATCATGGAAAGGGAAAGATGCAGGCTCTTTCAGTATATGGAGCACAAGTACTGAACGCAACCGGCATGTGTCTGTTTTCCACTTCGGTTTGGCCGAACAGCTATCCTTACTCAAAACTCCTGAAAGCGATCATGGGATGGGATGTTGATTCTGAGGAACTGATGACCATTGGACGGCGGATTCAGGTACTAAGGCACCTCTTCAACTACAGAGAAGGTATTAACCCGTCAAAGATAATCCCTCCTCCCAGAATGATAGGGAATCCTCCCTTGAAGAGCGGACCTACATCCGGTGTCACCTTGGATTACAAAACCATGGTGACCGAATACCTCGAAGAAGTTGGGATAGATCAAAACGGGAAACCATTGCAAAATGCAGTTGATGAACTTGGGATAGAAATCTGA
- a CDS encoding PRC-barrel domain-containing protein, which translates to MLTEISELTGMKVYSDKGKYIGPVDDVIVDLDRQCIHGLYIESPNSQLVENGAPISIPYRWIKAVGEIILLKRFPAFVKQPDEKE; encoded by the coding sequence ATGCTAACCGAGATCAGTGAACTTACAGGGATGAAGGTATACTCCGACAAGGGAAAATACATTGGACCAGTTGATGATGTCATCGTTGATCTCGACAGGCAGTGTATTCATGGCCTGTATATCGAGAGCCCTAACTCACAGCTGGTAGAAAACGGAGCGCCAATTTCTATTCCCTACAGATGGATAAAGGCTGTTGGCGAGATCATCCTTCTGAAAAGATTCCCTGCCTTTGTAAAACAACCGGATGAGAAGGAATAA
- a CDS encoding transcription initiation factor IIB has product MATKNSEEVMKRCPECHSEHLIRDYERGELVCNDCGMVIEDSLIDQGPEWRAFDSEQDDRRARTGSPMTFLSHDKGLATEISWSNKDYYGKRIPHKNRAQIYRVRKWHQRIRVSNAAERNLSLALQMLNDNGAKLGIPKDIKETAALIYRKAVERNLIRGRSIESIVCASIYAACRMVNLPRTLDEVSKASEVNKKKIGKAYRHLAKELSLNLKPTTPYSYVAQFCSKLELDKQAIVKSEEIVRKSIELGISSGKGPTGVAAASIYIASVMLGKPRTQKEIARVSGVTEVTIRNRYKEISKSLGIVGLD; this is encoded by the coding sequence ATGGCTACAAAAAATAGTGAAGAAGTTATGAAACGGTGTCCCGAGTGCCATTCGGAGCATCTGATTAGGGACTATGAAAGAGGAGAACTGGTGTGCAACGACTGTGGAATGGTAATTGAGGACTCATTGATCGACCAAGGACCTGAGTGGCGCGCTTTTGATTCCGAGCAGGATGACAGAAGGGCAAGGACGGGGTCCCCCATGACTTTCCTTAGCCATGACAAGGGGCTCGCAACCGAAATTTCCTGGTCCAATAAGGACTATTACGGAAAAAGAATACCACATAAGAATAGGGCCCAGATATATAGAGTCAGAAAATGGCACCAGAGAATCAGAGTAAGTAACGCTGCAGAAAGAAATCTATCTCTTGCTCTTCAGATGCTGAATGACAATGGCGCCAAACTCGGAATACCGAAGGATATAAAGGAAACCGCTGCATTGATTTACAGGAAAGCGGTGGAGAGAAACCTGATCAGAGGCAGAAGCATTGAAAGCATTGTTTGCGCTTCAATCTATGCTGCATGCAGAATGGTAAACCTGCCCAGAACCTTGGACGAGGTATCAAAAGCTTCAGAAGTTAACAAGAAGAAAATTGGAAAGGCATACAGGCACCTTGCTAAAGAACTCAGCCTTAATCTTAAGCCGACAACTCCATATTCTTATGTAGCACAGTTCTGCAGCAAACTTGAACTGGATAAGCAGGCCATCGTGAAAAGTGAGGAGATAGTAAGGAAATCTATTGAACTTGGAATTTCATCTGGAAAGGGTCCCACCGGCGTTGCCGCCGCCTCAATTTACATCGCCTCAGTAATGCTCGGGAAGCCCAGAACTCAGAAGGAGATCGCAAGGGTGTCTGGCGTAACTGAGGTTACAATAAGAAACAGATATAAGGAAATCAGCAAATCACTTGGAATCGTTGGACTGGATTGA
- a CDS encoding glutamate--tRNA ligase → MSLDDEIRKQIIRNAFQHDGKADPKSIIGKIMGMFPEARSDVAGLTAKIKDQVEAVNSISKDSLNEIVSREFPEFLVREKKVQEHRLVDLENVNGTVVMRMAPSASGPLHIGHSRMAILNDEYVKRYGGKLILRIEDTNPNNIDPFAYTQIPKDLEWLGVNVTDTLIQSDRFEIYYEEARKLILGGHAYVCHCKQNDFKQLKLSGSACQHRSNTVANNLAEFEGMIRGDYEPGTATLVIKTDLKHPNPSIRDWIAFRVVDGDHARFGKQYHAYPMMNFSVAIDDHLLGLTHVIRGKDHLNNTEKQKYIYIYNNWKIPVYYHYGLITIPNTILKTSTIKKGIKNGEFSGWDDIRLGTLLTMKKRGYSPAAIRRYWIESGLREIDADFSWEIFNAMNKDIIDPIAKRFWFVKDPVEIKVHSHKPLESRAPYHPGHTEMGYRSYSLGTEFTIFVQRIDWETVKDGDDVRLKDLCAVTKHGSKSESHDRPVSKENPLKIIHWCPSDSERFNVLLPNGDVDKGLLEPLALDYEGISQFERYGYVNKVGDEGFFLYK, encoded by the coding sequence ATGTCGCTCGATGACGAAATAAGGAAACAGATAATTAGAAATGCCTTTCAGCATGATGGAAAGGCCGATCCGAAATCAATAATCGGAAAAATTATGGGTATGTTTCCGGAAGCAAGATCGGATGTTGCTGGACTCACTGCAAAGATCAAGGATCAGGTTGAAGCTGTAAACTCAATCTCAAAGGACTCCCTTAACGAGATTGTCTCAAGGGAATTCCCAGAATTTCTTGTAAGGGAGAAGAAGGTTCAGGAACACAGGCTTGTTGATCTGGAAAACGTCAATGGAACAGTTGTCATGCGTATGGCGCCATCTGCGTCTGGTCCCCTCCACATTGGACATTCAAGGATGGCCATACTCAACGATGAGTATGTGAAGAGATATGGCGGAAAACTGATACTCAGAATTGAGGATACGAATCCTAACAACATTGATCCATTTGCGTACACTCAAATTCCCAAGGATCTGGAGTGGCTTGGCGTCAATGTTACCGATACCTTAATTCAATCAGATAGGTTTGAAATTTATTATGAAGAGGCGCGTAAACTGATACTGGGTGGTCATGCATATGTATGCCACTGCAAACAGAACGACTTCAAGCAACTGAAACTGAGTGGATCTGCCTGCCAACACAGATCTAATACAGTTGCTAACAACCTTGCAGAATTTGAAGGAATGATCAGGGGTGACTATGAACCCGGAACGGCGACGCTGGTGATAAAGACAGACCTTAAACACCCAAATCCCTCAATCCGGGACTGGATAGCTTTCAGGGTTGTTGATGGCGATCATGCTCGGTTTGGAAAGCAATATCATGCTTATCCGATGATGAATTTTTCAGTGGCCATAGACGATCATCTCCTGGGCCTCACACATGTAATAAGGGGAAAAGACCACCTTAACAACACGGAAAAGCAGAAATACATCTACATTTACAATAATTGGAAAATACCGGTATATTACCACTATGGACTCATAACCATCCCCAACACCATATTGAAGACGTCAACTATAAAGAAGGGAATCAAGAATGGGGAATTCTCCGGCTGGGACGATATCAGACTTGGAACTCTTTTAACAATGAAGAAAAGGGGATATTCTCCGGCCGCGATAAGGCGATACTGGATTGAATCCGGGCTAAGAGAGATAGACGCAGACTTTTCATGGGAAATATTCAATGCAATGAACAAGGACATCATTGATCCTATCGCGAAAAGATTCTGGTTCGTCAAAGACCCCGTTGAGATAAAGGTTCATTCACACAAACCGCTGGAGAGCAGGGCTCCTTATCATCCCGGACACACGGAAATGGGATACAGATCATACAGCCTTGGAACGGAATTCACTATATTCGTACAGCGGATTGACTGGGAAACTGTGAAGGACGGTGACGACGTAAGGCTGAAAGACCTTTGCGCCGTAACAAAGCATGGCAGTAAGTCAGAATCTCACGACAGACCAGTATCCAAGGAGAATCCGTTGAAGATAATACACTGGTGTCCCTCTGATTCAGAACGCTTTAATGTCCTGCTTCCTAATGGGGACGTGGACAAAGGTCTTCTCGAACCACTTGCCCTGGATTATGAAGGAATATCTCAGTTTGAAAGATACGGCTACGTAAATAAGGTAGGAGATGAAGGTTTCTTCTTGTACAAATGA
- a CDS encoding aldehyde ferredoxin oxidoreductase family protein — translation MSFGGFTGKFLRVDLTNGTIKIEDTNMEWARDYIGGQGLATRYFVDEVNPSVDPLSPENVLIMAPGPLTGTSAPTAARYMAVTKSPLTGTITRSNSGGFFGAKLKHSGFDMIIFKGRSRHPVYIYVHDGRAEIRDATHIWGKDVFETDDALKRETGVNVSVACIGPAGENLVKYASILNDKHRAAGRNGVGAVMGSKNLKAVVSSTGKMPLIGHAGRYKSTLTAMLKKIKENPVTSQGLPSSGTEVLVNIINQSGIFGNKNYLDSGEDPLADMVGGETLAATYLIRNTPCFACPIACGRVSRYNERETEGPEYESTWALGPNVGIHDLYPIIAANDNADRLGYDTITAGSTFSAAMELYEKGKIPEKDVGPTKPKFGSQSFVIEASNKLAYRKDFGNELAEGSLRLARKYGDESVSMSVKGQEIAAYDPRGVYGMGLEYATSNIGGSHMRAYTISNEILGVQPVSKPNEKEGKAALVKYVQDFTEVMDSSGLCQFPSFALDLDDYLSLINDVTGFDYAKEEIMDAAERTWNLERLFNLKAGIKPEDDKLPDRFVKVPLEKGPYRGGKIPLDYLIKDYYKVRGWDEHGYPKNETIEKLHLSYYKL, via the coding sequence ATGAGCTTTGGTGGTTTTACTGGAAAATTCCTTAGAGTGGACCTCACAAATGGTACAATAAAAATTGAGGATACAAACATGGAATGGGCGAGAGATTACATAGGCGGGCAGGGACTTGCGACAAGGTACTTTGTTGACGAGGTCAACCCCAGTGTGGATCCTTTATCTCCAGAGAATGTCTTGATAATGGCACCGGGTCCGCTAACAGGAACAAGTGCACCCACAGCTGCGAGGTACATGGCTGTTACGAAAAGCCCGCTTACCGGTACAATCACGAGGAGCAATTCCGGAGGGTTTTTTGGCGCTAAGCTGAAACATTCCGGCTTTGACATGATCATATTCAAGGGGCGTTCCAGACACCCGGTCTACATCTATGTTCACGACGGTAGGGCTGAGATAAGGGATGCTACTCACATCTGGGGTAAAGATGTGTTCGAAACTGACGATGCGTTAAAGAGAGAGACAGGCGTCAATGTTTCGGTTGCGTGCATAGGACCCGCGGGTGAAAATCTTGTAAAATATGCCTCAATATTGAACGATAAGCATCGGGCAGCAGGCAGGAACGGTGTGGGAGCTGTAATGGGTTCCAAGAACCTGAAGGCAGTCGTCTCATCAACTGGAAAAATGCCTCTAATAGGGCATGCCGGCAGGTATAAGTCCACGCTTACAGCAATGCTAAAGAAAATAAAGGAAAATCCTGTCACGAGCCAGGGACTCCCATCCTCTGGAACGGAAGTGTTGGTCAATATAATAAACCAGTCTGGCATCTTTGGAAACAAAAATTATCTTGATTCAGGAGAAGACCCCCTTGCAGACATGGTCGGCGGAGAAACTCTTGCAGCAACTTATCTTATCAGGAACACTCCATGCTTCGCCTGCCCAATTGCCTGTGGAAGGGTATCAAGATACAATGAAAGAGAAACAGAAGGGCCAGAATATGAGTCTACATGGGCCCTTGGTCCAAACGTAGGTATTCATGATTTGTATCCTATAATAGCTGCGAATGATAACGCCGACAGGTTGGGGTATGACACAATTACGGCTGGAAGCACTTTTTCTGCAGCAATGGAGCTCTATGAAAAGGGGAAGATTCCTGAAAAAGACGTTGGCCCTACAAAACCCAAGTTCGGTAGCCAGTCATTCGTAATTGAGGCCTCAAACAAATTAGCTTATAGGAAGGATTTTGGCAATGAACTTGCAGAAGGATCTCTGAGGCTTGCAAGGAAATACGGCGACGAGAGCGTCTCAATGAGCGTAAAGGGGCAGGAAATTGCTGCCTATGATCCAAGGGGCGTATACGGTATGGGACTAGAGTATGCCACGAGTAACATTGGAGGGTCGCATATGAGGGCGTATACTATTTCAAACGAGATTTTGGGAGTCCAACCAGTCTCAAAGCCGAATGAGAAGGAGGGCAAGGCTGCACTGGTGAAATACGTACAAGATTTCACCGAAGTCATGGACTCCTCAGGCCTTTGCCAGTTTCCTTCGTTTGCGCTTGACCTCGACGATTATCTCTCCCTCATCAATGATGTAACCGGCTTTGACTATGCAAAAGAAGAGATAATGGATGCTGCAGAGAGAACGTGGAACCTTGAGAGACTATTCAACCTGAAGGCCGGAATCAAGCCTGAGGATGATAAACTTCCTGACAGGTTTGTTAAAGTTCCGCTTGAGAAAGGACCATATAGGGGCGGAAAAATTCCCTTAGACTATCTCATTAAGGATTACTATAAGGTGAGGGGATGGGATGAACATGGATACCCAAAGAATGAAACCATCGAGAAGTTGCACCTTAGTTACTACAAATTATAA